From Halobacillus sp. Marseille-Q1614, the proteins below share one genomic window:
- a CDS encoding MurR/RpiR family transcriptional regulator yields the protein MGVLLDEFSTKIPLLTHSEKRVLYYIEHHFEESKTMPLTKMAEENSVSTTTIIRLCHKLGLEGFSELKFLLKNYEADVLPEEIDPIMRYMKDVQQSLSQLSPESLKNIASSIDKAQRIVILSVGLTKMIGEYLSKRLMQMNLSSTYIYESHMIDLISNWISQDDLVIFISSSGETETLINACEKLEHLNIDTAAITNNPDSPLYKMCSQSVSAPVQKVAYEGYDVSNRSSLVMLADLTFEYYLKHLSEKA from the coding sequence GTGGGAGTTTTACTTGATGAATTTTCGACGAAGATTCCTTTGCTAACACACTCAGAGAAGCGAGTGCTTTACTATATTGAGCATCATTTTGAGGAGTCAAAGACTATGCCTTTGACTAAGATGGCAGAGGAAAATAGTGTGAGCACCACCACTATTATTCGGCTGTGTCACAAATTGGGTCTGGAAGGTTTTTCGGAGCTTAAATTTTTGCTGAAAAATTATGAGGCAGATGTCTTACCAGAAGAAATCGATCCAATTATGCGATATATGAAGGATGTGCAGCAAAGCTTATCCCAATTGAGTCCAGAAAGTTTAAAGAATATTGCTTCCTCTATTGATAAGGCTCAGCGGATTGTCATCTTATCTGTAGGATTGACCAAGATGATTGGAGAATACCTTAGCAAACGTTTAATGCAAATGAATTTGTCTTCGACTTACATTTATGAATCACATATGATCGATCTAATTAGTAACTGGATCAGTCAGGATGATCTCGTTATATTTATTTCATCCAGTGGTGAAACGGAAACATTAATTAATGCCTGTGAAAAGTTGGAACACTTAAATATTGATACAGCAGCGATAACGAACAACCCTGACAGCCCGCTGTATAAAATGTGCAGCCAGTCCGTCAGTGCTCCTGTTCAGAAGGTTGCATATGAAGGATATGATGTATCTAACCGATCTTCACTCGTGATGCTTGCAGATCTAACATTTGAGTATTATTTAAAACACTTATCTGAGAAAGCTTAA
- the manA gene encoding mannose-6-phosphate isomerase, class I: MYKEPIFLEPEFKERIWGGTKLKEIFNYDIPSDETGECWGISGHANGPNRIKNGPLAGKTLAEAWEQHRELFSNEEGDEFPLLVKILDSKQDLSVQVHPDDQYARDVENETYGKTECWYVIDSEEGSEIILGHHANDKEELTSMVENGQWDKLLRRIPVKPGDFFYVPSGTIHAIGAGIQILETQQSSDITYRVYDYDRVGQDGQKRELHLDRSLDVTTVPHEDPSLERESAAIDGLRYEKLVEEEYFTAFHWALDGRSKEMTLKRYRLMSVLDGRGRITIDNVDYSFKKGDHFIIPSTVDSYSVTGKATIITSHSNKV, from the coding sequence ATGTATAAAGAACCCATTTTCTTAGAACCAGAGTTTAAAGAGCGTATTTGGGGAGGAACAAAGCTAAAGGAAATCTTTAATTATGATATTCCTTCTGATGAAACTGGGGAGTGCTGGGGAATTTCCGGGCACGCCAATGGACCGAACCGAATTAAAAATGGCCCTCTCGCTGGAAAGACATTAGCTGAAGCATGGGAACAGCATCGCGAGTTATTTTCCAATGAAGAAGGAGACGAATTTCCTTTACTCGTAAAAATTCTTGATTCAAAGCAGGATCTATCTGTACAAGTCCACCCCGATGATCAATATGCCCGGGACGTGGAAAATGAAACGTATGGAAAAACCGAATGCTGGTACGTGATTGATAGTGAAGAAGGTTCTGAAATTATCCTTGGACATCATGCTAATGATAAAGAAGAACTGACTTCTATGGTAGAAAATGGGCAGTGGGACAAACTGCTGCGTCGAATTCCCGTAAAACCTGGAGACTTCTTCTATGTCCCAAGCGGTACAATTCATGCGATAGGAGCAGGAATTCAGATTCTAGAAACCCAACAAAGCTCTGATATTACCTATCGTGTATACGATTATGACCGTGTTGGACAGGACGGCCAAAAACGCGAACTTCACCTTGATCGTTCACTGGACGTTACAACAGTCCCTCATGAAGACCCCTCTTTAGAAAGAGAATCGGCTGCTATAGATGGGCTCCGTTACGAAAAGCTTGTAGAAGAAGAGTATTTTACTGCTTTTCATTGGGCTCTTGATGGTCGAAGCAAAGAAATGACTTTGAAACGATATAGACTGATGAGTGTCCTTGACGGCAGAGGCAGAATTACGATTGATAATGTTGACTATTCATTTAAAAAAGGGGACCACTTCATTATTCCTTCAACTGTTGACAGCTACTCAGTAACAGGAAAAGCAACAATTATTACTTCACATTCGAATAAGGTTTAA
- a CDS encoding sugar phosphorylase, translating to MNKSQLLKNIKQHLEKIYDNVEGKDLEAFEDLIERWAEEKWEPAEAPSEKNVYLITYGDSVYHNEEPTLPVLHRFLQQEAGDLITDVHLLPMFPYTSDDGFSVTDYRVVDPKLGDWNDIKSFSRDFRMMFDFVANHISKSSPWFKGYLNDDPKYRNYFIAEDPSFDTSQVVRPRTSPLFHNYEGGKTAWTTFSEDQVDVNFKHLPVLVEMTDILLEYAYNGASSIRLDAIGFIWKESGTSSIHLPQAHEIIKLWHTILNAFKPNTQIITETNVPHQENISYFGGGADEANMVYQFTLPPLVLYSLITHNAKKLSDWAKTIDKVSDQATYFNFLASHDGIGMRPTEGILTEEEKQSLVEQVKRNGGEVSYKSNPDGTRSVYELNINYSEALINAEEDVTEDIQVKKMLAAHSILLSVIGVPAIYYHSLLGSTNDYKGLKESGIPRRINREKLSYNSIKEELVSNSRRSAIFNGLKEMISVRTKESAFSPYARQEIVETDERIFSLKRINEETQEEVFFAVNTSIETVKIPHPYTREGKSDVLKGNASEDMIILDAYDFIWLKR from the coding sequence ATGAATAAATCACAGCTGCTAAAAAATATAAAACAACACCTTGAAAAAATTTATGACAACGTAGAAGGAAAAGATCTTGAGGCGTTTGAAGATTTAATTGAACGCTGGGCAGAAGAAAAATGGGAGCCGGCAGAAGCTCCTTCCGAAAAGAATGTATATTTAATTACCTATGGAGACAGCGTTTATCATAATGAAGAACCGACACTTCCGGTTCTTCATCGTTTCTTACAACAAGAAGCGGGTGATCTGATCACGGATGTTCACCTGCTCCCTATGTTTCCATACACTTCAGATGATGGTTTCTCTGTAACAGATTATCGTGTCGTTGATCCGAAGCTCGGTGACTGGAATGATATCAAGAGCTTTTCTCGCGACTTTCGTATGATGTTTGATTTTGTTGCGAACCACATTTCAAAATCAAGCCCTTGGTTTAAGGGGTATTTAAATGATGATCCTAAATATAGAAACTACTTTATTGCAGAAGATCCCTCATTTGATACAAGTCAGGTTGTTCGTCCGCGAACTTCTCCCCTTTTTCACAACTATGAAGGAGGGAAAACCGCCTGGACTACATTTAGTGAAGACCAAGTAGATGTGAACTTTAAACATCTTCCGGTTCTTGTAGAGATGACGGATATTTTACTCGAATATGCCTATAATGGAGCATCGAGTATTCGTCTTGATGCGATCGGATTTATATGGAAAGAATCAGGTACCTCTTCTATTCATTTGCCGCAGGCCCATGAAATTATTAAGCTGTGGCATACGATTCTTAATGCGTTTAAGCCCAATACACAAATTATCACCGAAACGAATGTGCCTCATCAAGAAAATATCAGTTATTTTGGCGGAGGAGCAGATGAAGCGAATATGGTCTATCAATTCACCCTCCCTCCCCTGGTTCTTTACAGTTTGATAACTCACAATGCCAAGAAGCTGTCAGACTGGGCAAAAACCATTGATAAGGTGTCAGATCAAGCCACGTATTTTAACTTTCTTGCCAGCCATGATGGTATTGGCATGCGTCCGACAGAAGGTATACTCACTGAAGAAGAAAAGCAAAGTCTAGTGGAGCAGGTAAAAAGAAACGGAGGGGAAGTCTCCTATAAAAGTAATCCAGATGGGACTCGGTCCGTTTATGAGCTTAACATTAATTATTCAGAAGCTCTTATTAATGCCGAAGAAGATGTAACGGAAGATATCCAAGTGAAGAAGATGCTGGCAGCACATTCTATTCTCTTATCAGTCATTGGGGTTCCTGCCATCTATTATCACTCCCTGCTCGGTTCCACCAATGATTATAAAGGGTTAAAAGAATCAGGTATTCCACGGCGGATTAATAGAGAGAAACTATCATATAATTCTATTAAAGAAGAGCTGGTTTCTAATAGCCGCAGATCAGCGATTTTTAATGGCCTCAAGGAAATGATATCTGTTCGCACGAAGGAAAGTGCCTTTTCTCCATATGCCCGGCAGGAAATTGTGGAAACCGATGAACGGATCTTCAGCTTAAAACGGATCAATGAGGAAACGCAGGAGGAAGTCTTTTTCGCTGTTAATACTTCTATAGAAACTGTCAAGATCCCTCACCCTTACACAAGAGAAGGAAAATCTGATGTATTAAAAGGAAATGCCTCCGAAGATATGATCATATTAGATGCTTATGACTTCATTTGGTTAAAACGTTAA
- the gntK gene encoding gluconokinase has product MQSYYLGVDIGTTSTKSVLFNKKGEVLAQHTINYPLHTPNPLVAEQNPEEIFEAVLGTIRDTIRKSGVASSEIQFASFSSAMHSLIAVDDNGALLTNSITWADTRSAAYATDIKENQNGHEIYLRTGTPIHAMSPLSKLVWLRTEKPEIFNKAAKFISIKEYVFHKLFGDYIVDHSIASATGLFNLKGLAWDEEALQVAGITEEQLSTLVPTTHYVTGMKKEYEQFLGLAEKTPFIVGASDGVLSNLGVNAIDPGVIAVTIGTSGAIRSVTSEPKTDPKGRIFCYALTEDHWVIGGPVNNGGMVLRWLRDEFAAAEVETAKRLGIDPYDVLTKIATNVNPGSDGLIFHPFLTGERAPLWNSSARGSFFGLSIHHEKQHMVRAVLEGIIYNLYTVLLALEELTGEPRRIQATGGFARSTVWRQMMTDIFDKPVVVPESYESSCLGAVVLGMYATGEIDDFSIITDMIGTTHTHEPEPSTSSIYRELLPIYIRLSRLLNEEYDSIAEFQRKHIQ; this is encoded by the coding sequence ATGCAATCCTATTACTTAGGTGTTGATATTGGCACCACAAGTACTAAATCTGTACTTTTTAATAAAAAAGGAGAAGTGCTGGCGCAGCATACGATAAATTATCCTTTACATACACCAAATCCTTTAGTCGCGGAACAGAATCCAGAAGAGATATTTGAGGCAGTTCTTGGAACGATAAGAGATACCATTCGAAAAAGCGGTGTGGCGAGCAGTGAGATTCAGTTTGCTTCTTTCAGTTCTGCGATGCACAGCCTAATCGCTGTAGATGATAACGGTGCTTTATTAACGAACAGCATAACATGGGCGGATACGCGAAGCGCCGCCTATGCAACAGACATTAAAGAGAATCAAAATGGCCATGAAATCTACCTTCGTACAGGAACACCGATCCATGCGATGTCTCCCCTGTCAAAATTAGTCTGGCTGAGGACCGAAAAGCCGGAGATATTTAACAAGGCTGCTAAGTTTATTTCGATTAAAGAATACGTATTCCACAAGCTTTTTGGAGATTATATTGTAGATCATTCGATCGCTTCAGCGACAGGGTTATTTAACTTAAAAGGTCTTGCCTGGGATGAAGAAGCTCTTCAAGTAGCCGGGATTACAGAAGAACAGTTATCGACATTAGTCCCCACAACCCACTATGTTACGGGCATGAAAAAAGAATATGAGCAGTTCTTAGGGCTTGCTGAGAAAACACCGTTTATTGTCGGAGCCAGTGATGGTGTATTGTCTAATTTAGGAGTCAATGCCATCGATCCAGGGGTTATTGCGGTAACGATCGGTACAAGCGGTGCGATCCGCAGTGTAACCAGTGAGCCTAAAACCGATCCAAAAGGAAGAATCTTCTGCTATGCTTTAACGGAAGACCACTGGGTCATCGGCGGACCTGTTAATAATGGCGGAATGGTGCTTCGCTGGCTGCGCGATGAGTTTGCGGCAGCGGAAGTTGAAACAGCAAAGCGCTTAGGAATCGACCCTTATGATGTGCTGACAAAAATAGCAACCAACGTAAACCCGGGTTCTGACGGCCTGATATTCCATCCATTCCTAACAGGAGAACGAGCTCCATTATGGAACTCAAGTGCCCGCGGCTCCTTCTTCGGCCTGAGTATCCACCATGAGAAACAGCATATGGTTCGTGCCGTACTGGAAGGGATTATTTACAACCTTTATACCGTATTGCTGGCCTTAGAAGAACTAACGGGAGAACCGAGACGTATTCAAGCAACCGGAGGATTTGCACGATCAACCGTCTGGCGACAAATGATGACTGATATTTTTGACAAGCCTGTCGTTGTTCCTGAAAGCTATGAAAGCTCCTGCTTAGGCGCGGTAGTGCTTGGCATGTATGCTACTGGAGAAATTGATGACTTCAGCATCATAACCGATATGATCGGCACCACTCACACTCATGAGCCAGAGCCAAGTACATCTTCCATTTATCGGGAACTGCTGCCGATTTATATTCGCCTTTCTCGTTTATTAAACGAAGAATACGATTCAATTGCAGAATTTCAGCGAAAACATATCCAATAA
- a CDS encoding glycoside hydrolase family 38 C-terminal domain-containing protein encodes MTKKRVYIVPHSHWDREWYFTIEDSNLLLAENLDHLIELLEENSDFHGYIFDAQISIVDEYLKVRPMNAERLRELVTKRRIFVGPWYTQADSLLVHKESLIRNLLYGVKGAKEMGHSLNVGYLPDIFGQNQYLPSIFKGFGIENSILQRGIYTDELDENTNFLWESPDGEKIPANLIPLGYGPGKFLSSDEEFYEGRLLPMLDKLNKMNRDSSHLLLPSGGDQVLVRDHFPTTVKELNKKGSEYEFVLSDYETFMKDTWENSNFTHTVKGELIGTESARIHSTIGSQRYDLKQLNDRVEHKIINQLEPLAVIGQSLGLRYPQEWLDVMWKQLFDVHAHDSIGGCNSDDTNHDIKQRLIKVERQADGLMNLLKKQMTKAVQNHVQNEEIVVFWNTQPKTYKGFLEAVLFTRSPHVGIHSIEGEAKDITFIDQEYLSGGKKIVVTAEGDKEVEIPGYYRTRVLIHDTKLPALGYSTFYVRENEKGESLQAASQNYINNNAYTVTFKDGTLSLKENSSGLTIEDFIQFEDTADAGDSYDYSPLEGDAPILTGAAEVLSVVHSNVMDKLTVRHSLNLPKDLESRKQHKAEVLLTIDTEIELREGESYVRMKHVIDNKVKDHRVRAVIKSPASQPDLSFSDQGYSLIQRPVVNKRMEDWREKGYKEAPVPIYKVEQFAGILNENGSLMAFTKGIKEYEVSGNHLSLTLFRSVGLLGRDDLLWRPGRASGINNKVVTTPDAQMQTEMTFEYALQLSSNKLSENELFTTADHYRERYISYHWQDLNTFEERLDRFEIPYPINSLPAQYSLAEVTGDLFVSSIKKSHNDNSWIIRLFNPDHQPKKVEISTTGKTRLVDLKEDPIEGDYVVQAKSFQTIQLSKEAHNE; translated from the coding sequence ATGACTAAGAAACGCGTTTATATCGTTCCTCACTCCCACTGGGACAGAGAATGGTATTTTACAATAGAAGATTCCAACCTGCTTCTTGCAGAAAACCTTGATCACTTAATAGAGCTTTTGGAAGAGAACAGTGATTTCCATGGCTACATCTTTGATGCTCAGATTTCCATTGTAGACGAATATTTAAAAGTACGGCCTATGAATGCCGAAAGATTACGCGAATTGGTTACGAAGCGCCGAATCTTTGTCGGGCCATGGTACACCCAGGCTGATTCCCTTCTAGTCCATAAAGAATCCCTGATAAGAAACCTTCTTTATGGTGTGAAAGGCGCTAAAGAAATGGGACATTCCTTAAACGTCGGCTATCTCCCGGATATCTTCGGCCAGAATCAGTATCTTCCTTCTATTTTTAAAGGATTTGGAATTGAAAATTCTATCTTACAGCGTGGGATCTATACTGATGAGTTAGATGAGAATACAAACTTTCTATGGGAAAGTCCCGATGGTGAAAAAATTCCTGCCAACTTAATCCCACTAGGATACGGTCCTGGTAAGTTTCTTAGTTCTGATGAAGAATTTTACGAAGGCCGTCTCCTCCCGATGCTGGATAAGTTAAATAAAATGAATCGTGATTCCAGCCATTTATTACTTCCATCTGGAGGCGATCAAGTACTCGTCAGGGACCACTTCCCAACTACAGTGAAAGAATTAAATAAAAAAGGCAGTGAATATGAATTTGTGCTGTCTGATTACGAAACGTTCATGAAGGATACGTGGGAAAATAGTAACTTTACTCACACTGTTAAAGGTGAGCTCATCGGGACCGAATCAGCCCGAATTCACAGCACTATCGGATCTCAGCGTTATGACTTAAAACAGTTAAATGACAGAGTGGAACATAAAATAATTAATCAGCTGGAACCTTTAGCTGTTATCGGCCAAAGTCTGGGCTTACGCTATCCACAGGAATGGCTGGACGTTATGTGGAAGCAGCTGTTTGACGTTCATGCCCACGACAGCATTGGAGGCTGTAATTCAGACGATACGAATCATGATATTAAGCAGCGTCTCATCAAGGTTGAGCGTCAAGCTGATGGTTTAATGAACCTGTTAAAAAAACAGATGACAAAAGCTGTACAGAACCACGTCCAAAACGAAGAAATCGTCGTTTTCTGGAACACCCAGCCAAAGACTTATAAAGGGTTTCTTGAAGCTGTATTATTCACACGCTCTCCTCATGTTGGAATCCATTCCATAGAAGGAGAAGCGAAAGACATTACATTCATAGATCAGGAGTATTTAAGCGGCGGGAAAAAAATAGTAGTGACAGCCGAAGGAGACAAGGAAGTTGAAATCCCTGGCTACTACCGTACCAGAGTACTGATACACGATACGAAACTGCCTGCTCTTGGATATTCTACTTTTTATGTAAGGGAAAATGAGAAAGGCGAGTCCCTGCAGGCAGCCAGTCAAAATTATATAAATAATAACGCCTATACTGTTACTTTCAAGGACGGAACCTTATCTTTAAAGGAAAATTCTTCGGGTCTGACCATCGAAGACTTTATTCAGTTTGAAGATACAGCAGATGCCGGGGACTCTTATGATTATTCCCCTCTTGAAGGAGATGCTCCAATTTTAACTGGTGCAGCTGAGGTTCTATCTGTTGTGCATTCTAATGTAATGGACAAGTTAACTGTTAGACACAGTCTGAATCTGCCCAAAGACTTGGAATCTCGTAAGCAACATAAAGCAGAAGTCCTTTTAACTATTGATACAGAAATTGAACTTCGCGAAGGTGAGTCTTACGTTCGAATGAAGCATGTGATAGATAATAAAGTGAAAGATCACCGAGTGAGAGCAGTTATTAAGTCACCAGCTTCTCAGCCGGATCTTTCCTTTAGTGACCAAGGTTACAGCTTAATCCAACGTCCTGTAGTAAATAAGCGTATGGAAGATTGGCGTGAAAAAGGATATAAAGAAGCTCCTGTACCAATCTATAAAGTAGAACAATTTGCCGGCATTTTAAATGAAAATGGGTCCCTTATGGCATTTACTAAAGGAATAAAAGAATATGAGGTATCAGGAAATCATCTTTCATTAACTTTATTTAGAAGTGTAGGTTTGCTGGGACGTGATGATTTACTATGGCGTCCGGGACGCGCATCAGGCATTAACAACAAGGTAGTGACAACACCTGATGCCCAAATGCAGACAGAAATGACATTCGAATATGCTCTTCAGCTGTCCTCAAACAAACTGAGTGAAAATGAATTATTTACAACCGCTGATCATTATCGTGAGCGTTATATTTCGTACCATTGGCAGGATCTCAATACATTCGAAGAACGCCTAGATCGATTTGAGATTCCTTACCCTATTAACAGCCTGCCTGCGCAGTACTCTTTAGCTGAAGTGACCGGGGACCTCTTTGTAAGCTCTATTAAGAAATCCCATAATGATAACAGCTGGATCATCCGGTTATTCAATCCTGACCATCAACCTAAGAAAGTAGAGATTTCTACAACTGGCAAAACTAGATTAGTGGACTTAAAAGAAGATCCAATCGAAGGCGATTATGTTGTCCAGGCGAAAAGCTTTCAAACGATTCAGCTAAGTAAGGAGGCGCACAATGAATAA
- a CDS encoding fructose-specific PTS transporter subunit EIIC, with the protein MNLAQMTDQALVRFDLLDTNKKDVIWKLTEQLYNAGYLSSKEDFYHEVLEREKLSATGFEAGLAIPHGKSSAVKKAGFAVARLSNPIDDWESIDPDNKVELVFLLAIPEGEAGSTHLNLLAELSTRLMDKSYYEQLMKAQNPNEFIKALDYQSDNSDQGTPQDTNQTVLVITACAAGIAHTYMAAEAMEQAGKKKGIRVFSEKQGANGLEDEHTKEMIEQADAVVFATDISPKGKERFKGLPYVQTRVAAPLERGEELLDKALNNPDGIIEGNGSKEEETTSRQNQGFLAEMGQAILTGISYMIPVIVAAGLMMGIAKLGAIPFGLVNEINDQSYATSDNELFVILHHLDKFGFLIFQFMYPIFAAFTAYSLADRTGIVPGFIGGMFAAGVHYKYWGIEEGIPSGFLGALILGLTAGYLARFLNEKIKLNKNFQAMKPMLIIPAISVLSIFLLNFYVVDPVFGGLNELLRTTIESAQESGEVVLSTIIAAATAFDLGGPINKAAGAIAIGLAADEIFPLTARVLAIVIPPIGLGLATVLDRFVVGRRVFDANLRVAGNTSILLGFIAISEGAIPFMLRNPIITIPINIVGAIIGSVTAVLLGAVQWYPLPAFWGWPLVENIWSYLIGLFVGALFIALANIFIRHALIKKGRIKI; encoded by the coding sequence ATGAACTTAGCACAGATGACGGATCAAGCTCTTGTTCGGTTTGATTTATTAGACACTAATAAAAAAGATGTCATTTGGAAATTAACTGAGCAATTATATAATGCTGGTTATCTTTCCTCAAAAGAGGATTTTTATCATGAAGTACTGGAAAGAGAAAAGCTCTCAGCTACGGGGTTTGAAGCAGGACTTGCGATCCCACATGGCAAATCTTCAGCTGTTAAAAAGGCTGGCTTTGCAGTAGCTCGTCTATCCAATCCGATAGATGATTGGGAAAGCATCGACCCTGATAATAAAGTAGAGCTAGTCTTTTTACTCGCTATTCCAGAAGGAGAAGCTGGTTCTACCCACTTAAACTTGTTAGCTGAGTTAAGCACACGGCTAATGGATAAAAGCTATTATGAACAGCTCATGAAAGCCCAAAACCCAAATGAATTTATAAAGGCATTAGATTATCAATCCGATAATTCAGATCAAGGAACACCTCAGGACACTAACCAGACTGTTCTTGTTATTACAGCCTGTGCGGCAGGAATTGCTCACACTTATATGGCTGCCGAAGCTATGGAACAAGCCGGTAAGAAAAAAGGCATCCGCGTCTTTTCAGAAAAGCAGGGCGCCAATGGTCTAGAAGACGAACATACGAAAGAAATGATTGAACAAGCAGATGCTGTCGTCTTTGCAACAGACATTTCTCCTAAAGGGAAAGAACGCTTTAAAGGACTTCCATACGTACAAACCAGAGTTGCCGCTCCCCTTGAACGCGGAGAAGAACTGCTTGATAAAGCTTTAAATAACCCTGATGGAATTATTGAAGGAAATGGTTCCAAAGAGGAAGAAACTACTTCACGGCAAAACCAAGGATTCCTTGCAGAAATGGGGCAGGCGATCCTTACGGGTATTTCATATATGATTCCAGTTATTGTTGCAGCAGGTTTAATGATGGGAATCGCTAAATTAGGAGCTATTCCATTTGGACTTGTTAACGAGATCAATGACCAGAGTTATGCCACTTCTGACAATGAACTTTTCGTTATCTTACATCATTTAGATAAATTCGGATTTTTGATCTTTCAGTTTATGTATCCTATTTTTGCTGCTTTCACTGCCTACTCATTGGCTGACCGAACAGGGATTGTTCCAGGTTTTATCGGCGGGATGTTCGCTGCAGGTGTCCACTATAAGTATTGGGGAATTGAAGAGGGTATTCCTTCCGGCTTCCTCGGCGCTTTAATTCTAGGATTAACCGCAGGTTATCTGGCAAGATTCTTAAATGAAAAAATTAAGCTCAATAAAAACTTCCAAGCCATGAAGCCGATGTTAATTATTCCGGCTATAAGTGTATTATCTATTTTCTTATTGAACTTCTATGTTGTAGACCCGGTTTTCGGCGGGTTAAATGAACTGCTGCGTACAACGATCGAGTCAGCGCAAGAATCAGGAGAAGTCGTACTATCTACGATTATTGCAGCGGCTACAGCCTTTGACCTTGGCGGACCAATTAATAAAGCAGCCGGTGCCATTGCGATCGGATTAGCAGCAGACGAAATTTTCCCATTAACAGCACGTGTGCTCGCCATAGTTATTCCGCCAATTGGTTTAGGACTGGCTACGGTATTAGACCGTTTCGTGGTAGGTCGTCGTGTATTTGATGCGAACTTGCGTGTTGCAGGAAACACTTCTATCCTGCTCGGTTTTATCGCGATTAGTGAAGGGGCTATCCCATTTATGCTGAGGAACCCTATCATCACCATTCCAATTAACATTGTCGGTGCTATTATCGGTTCAGTCACAGCCGTTCTCCTTGGAGCGGTACAGTGGTACCCGCTTCCAGCCTTCTGGGGATGGCCGCTGGTCGAGAATATCTGGTCCTATTTAATTGGCCTTTTCGTGGGTGCACTATTTATTGCTCTTGCGAATATCTTTATTCGTCACGCGCTTATTAAAAAAGGCCGTATTAAGATTTAA
- a CDS encoding ROK family protein — protein sequence MKLGAIEAGGTKFVCAVGNDQGEILGKVVIPTEAPSITMPKVYEFFKSKGIERMGIGSFGPIDLNENGGSYGTIQKTPKIDWVDFPLADEIKKHLNVPVIVDTDVNVAALSESRWGNATDVDTCLYITVGTGIGAGAVVNGATVKGLSHPEMGHIGVRRHKEDSFEGKCPYHKDCLEGMAAGPAIEARWGKAGVELADDPQVWDMEAYYLAQGLVNYIYVLSPERIIMGGGVMQQEQLFGRIREYVIEMLNGYVSSPRLTADNIDEYIVPPGLTNEAGVKGALGLAMD from the coding sequence ATGAAGCTTGGTGCAATTGAAGCGGGAGGCACGAAATTTGTTTGTGCCGTAGGGAATGACCAGGGAGAAATCCTTGGAAAAGTTGTAATTCCAACAGAAGCTCCCTCTATCACAATGCCTAAAGTCTATGAATTCTTTAAAAGTAAAGGCATTGAGAGAATGGGAATTGGAAGTTTTGGTCCCATAGATTTGAATGAAAATGGCGGTTCTTATGGAACGATTCAAAAAACACCTAAAATCGACTGGGTGGATTTCCCGCTGGCAGATGAAATTAAAAAGCATTTAAACGTCCCTGTAATTGTTGATACCGATGTAAATGTTGCGGCTCTTTCAGAATCTCGCTGGGGAAATGCGACAGATGTAGATACATGCCTGTATATTACCGTTGGAACAGGGATTGGAGCAGGGGCTGTCGTAAATGGAGCAACTGTTAAAGGTCTTTCTCACCCGGAAATGGGCCATATTGGAGTACGTCGTCATAAAGAGGATTCCTTTGAAGGGAAATGCCCCTATCACAAAGATTGCTTAGAAGGAATGGCAGCAGGTCCGGCTATAGAAGCAAGATGGGGGAAAGCAGGTGTTGAGCTGGCTGACGACCCTCAAGTTTGGGATATGGAAGCCTACTATCTAGCCCAAGGACTTGTCAATTACATTTATGTTCTCTCTCCTGAAAGAATTATTATGGGCGGCGGCGTTATGCAGCAAGAGCAGCTGTTTGGAAGAATTAGAGAATATGTGATCGAAATGCTTAATGGCTATGTGAGTTCACCAAGACTGACAGCAGACAATATTGATGAATACATTGTCCCGCCTGGATTAACGAACGAAGCAGGGGTAAAAGGGGCTTTAGGTCTTGCAATGGATTAA